One Brassica napus cultivar Da-Ae chromosome C4, Da-Ae, whole genome shotgun sequence genomic region harbors:
- the LOC125586108 gene encoding uncharacterized protein LOC125586108, whose product MKICQSLGFDNSFRVDAVGQSGGIWLLWRNHAGALTILESSEQFIHARVEIGSEVIHLIAVYAVPTVSRRSGLWGDLKRVIENIDEPVLVGGDFNTILRLDERSGGNGRLSPDSLAFGEWINELALVDMGFRGNTFTWRRGKDTRNFVAKRLDRVLCSAQTRVRWQEAVVSHLPFLASDHTPAYVQLEPEQRGNPKRRPFRFEAAWLKHEGFKEILAASWNGEMRTPEALVALKAKLKKWNKEIFGDVKQRKGKLISDIKGIQEELERNPTDDLLLREAGLQKEFDVVLEQEEMLWYQK is encoded by the coding sequence ATGAAAATATGTCAGAGTCTAGGCTTTGATAACTCTTTTCGGGTGGACGCCGTTGGTCAGAGTGGTGGTATTTGGTTGTTGTGGAGGAATCATGCTGGAGCTCTAACGATCTTGGAATCGTCAGAACAGTTTATTCATGCACGTGTTGAGATTGGGAGTGAGGTAATTCACCTCATAGCTGTCTATGCTGTGCCTACAGTGAGTCGTAGGAGTGGGTTATGGGGAGACTTGAAGCGGGTAATTGAAAATATTGATGAACCAGTATTGGTAGGTGGAGATTTTAATACTATACTGCGGTTGGATGAGAGGTCAGGGGGCAATGGTAGACTTTCACCGGACTCTCTAGCTTTTGGAGAATGGATAAATGAGCTAGCTTTGGTGGATATGGGTTTTAGAGGTAACACTTTCACATGGAGAAGAGGGAAAGATACCCGGAACTTTGTGGCTAAACGTTTGGACAGAGTCTTGTGTAGTGCTCAGACACGAGTAAGATGGCAGGAGGCAGTAGTTTCTCATCTTCCCTTTCTAGCATCAGACCATACACCAGCCTATGTGCAACTAGAGCCTGAACAGAGAGGTAACCCCAAGAGGAGACCTTTTCGATTTGAGGCGGCATGGCTCAAACATGAAGGTTTTAAGGAGATACTTGCGGCATCTTGGAATGGGGAGATGCGTACGCCTGAGGCACTTGTGGCGTTGAAAGCAAAGCTCAAAAAATGGAATAAGGAGATATTTGGGGATGTAAAGCAACGGAAAGGAAAACTAATCAGTGACATCAAGGGAATTCAGGAGGAGCTGGAGAGGAACCCAACTGATGATTTGTTGTTAAGGGAAGCTGGCTTACAGAAGGAGTTTGATGTGGTTCTAGAACAAGAGGAGATGCTCTGGTACCAAAAATAA